In Candidatus Desulforudis audaxviator MP104C, a genomic segment contains:
- a CDS encoding transposase: MAIIPQQRLFGWQEIDELGDLERFLLVVNHLPDEQLMQKLERERGKGRDDYPVRAVWNSILAGIVFQHVSVESLRRELCRNGQLRELCGFDPARGEDAVPPSYIYSRILVKLMRHADEVENIFTRLVDEIRVLLPDFGRILAIDSKAVSSLARGKKRDEEEKVQKPDGRRDTDADWGRKTYRGRKKGGTLWEKVVWWFGYKLHLVVDAVYELPVGFAVTKASASDVKEGHILIDRVAKEHPEIVARCEALAADKAFDDIKLNVKLWDEYRIKPVIDIRNTWRDGEETWLVTGKENIVYDYRGTVYCCCPETNKHREMAFGGFEKDRETLKYRCPARHYGVECRGMEQCAATGGIRIPLVEDRRIFTPLARSSYKWKTLYKKRTAVERVNARLDEAYGFEKHFIRGLKKMKLRCGLALMVMLAMAVGRLRQKQGIDLRSLVKAA, from the coding sequence ATGGCCATTATACCACAACAGCGGCTTTTTGGGTGGCAGGAAATCGACGAACTCGGTGACTTGGAACGTTTTTTGCTTGTAGTGAACCACCTGCCCGATGAGCAGTTGATGCAAAAGCTGGAGAGAGAGCGTGGTAAGGGACGGGATGATTACCCGGTGCGGGCGGTTTGGAACTCCATCCTGGCCGGGATCGTATTTCAGCACGTGTCTGTGGAGAGCCTGCGGCGGGAACTCTGCCGGAACGGCCAGTTGCGGGAACTTTGCGGTTTTGATCCGGCCCGGGGCGAGGATGCCGTTCCGCCTTCTTACATATACAGCCGCATCTTGGTGAAACTGATGCGGCACGCCGACGAAGTGGAAAACATATTTACGCGGCTGGTGGATGAAATAAGAGTGCTGCTACCGGATTTCGGTCGAATTTTGGCCATAGACAGCAAAGCCGTCAGCAGTCTGGCCCGGGGCAAAAAGCGGGATGAAGAAGAGAAGGTCCAAAAGCCTGACGGGCGCCGGGACACCGATGCGGACTGGGGCCGGAAAACATACCGGGGGCGTAAGAAAGGCGGCACCCTATGGGAAAAAGTCGTGTGGTGGTTTGGCTACAAACTCCACCTCGTAGTTGACGCTGTTTATGAATTGCCGGTGGGATTTGCGGTGACAAAGGCATCGGCCAGCGACGTGAAAGAGGGACATATACTCATTGATCGGGTGGCGAAAGAGCATCCGGAGATTGTGGCCCGCTGCGAGGCATTGGCGGCGGACAAAGCCTTTGACGACATCAAGCTAAACGTGAAACTCTGGGACGAATACCGGATCAAGCCCGTGATTGACATCCGCAACACGTGGCGGGACGGCGAGGAGACGTGGCTTGTAACCGGTAAGGAGAACATCGTTTACGATTACCGTGGAACGGTTTATTGTTGCTGCCCCGAGACAAACAAACATCGCGAGATGGCCTTCGGGGGATTTGAGAAAGACCGGGAAACCTTGAAATACCGCTGTCCGGCCCGGCACTACGGAGTAGAGTGCCGGGGCATGGAACAATGTGCCGCAACCGGTGGGATACGTATTCCCCTGGTGGAAGACCGGCGGATCTTCACCCCGCTGGCGCGGTCCAGCTACAAGTGGAAAACACTCTACAAAAAGCGTACGGCGGTAGAAAGGGTAAATGCCCGCCTGGACGAGGCCTACGGATTTGAAAAGCATTTCATTCGGGGCTTGAAGAAGATGAAGCTGCGTTGCGGGTTGGCCCTGATGGTGATGCTGGCGATGGCCGTGGGCCGACTGCGACAAAAACAAGGAATAGACTTAAGGAGCCTGGTGAAGGCGGCCTG